The following coding sequences lie in one Spirochaetota bacterium genomic window:
- a CDS encoding carboxypeptidase regulatory-like domain-containing protein, which translates to MDYARHRPFGARIARSRESAHTRRFRGRRGEQHSDRRSQGPPLLERRYAMHAMKNTAVFLLAASLLGGCSGDAFNQYQKERYVEDTTGPTPDTESPAIAAVTALSRTRIDVEFSEALDRTSAEQITNYYVQGPNRIEITGAALAADGKTVMLDVAGDTEHRMLNGKQYTMLVQNVADTERNAIANLLSQFTGKGSIVAELTGTPPAHTNSAATDIHVEGAGIIAYQFSLDGGAWSGETAAGIPISLNGLSDGYHTIRIIGKDDAAGGEWQEIAQPTVFGWTVDTAAPVADLFNLPENFTDSPSAEIIVGGAQVIGYRYRLDSDPLWSDETASTVHIALDGLADAAHTLYVIARDEAGNWQDEAAATTFSWTVDSAGIAAQLSGLPSGYTSENAALVTVSGTGINAYKYRLDAGGWSAQASITELISLAALADGEHTLYVCGRRAIPPFTWQDDADATAYTWTVDTTAPAAVTLLSLPENPTSDQGVHIAVSGAGGVVQYRYKLDSGLWSGRIAIANPISLNGIEGGAHTLRVVGVDAAGNEQDAQSATAFAWTIDLDAPAALLSGTPANPTSDDAIDVLANGSDVVSYKFKIDEGGVWSEEFSAAAHIAVPGITEGAHTLFVIAKDTAGNWQAIADATAYSWSVDITPPEAELSNLPNDPTNSTSTGIIVGGTGVTAYKYRIDLEAWSAERTTAQPIARTGLAETNHTIEVIARDGAGNWQPVGAPTAHLWTINFSAPTALLSNTPSTWTQSTSIDIDVGGSGITKYKYKLDGGEWTLAWTDIATSIYYTGLAESAHTLYVRGRKDSGSEQAELNATTWTWTIDRTAPAGVLSGQPSDPTRETAISITVGGPGVVAYKYKLDNESWSSQISTATLISIPGISEATHRIYVIGRDLAGNWQSEAGATNYEWTVDLSAPSAPVTWDAGDYDGDLRLEFSWTNPAGTVEAKVQVSTNPSFTAPVYGGDDGISVGNAHNFNYIVNPANGAQYFARAKVRDAAGNWSGFGDASNGIYVTGGVTGKVKNSSGGTGIAGALVTLKRVSDDSIVSSALTDANGIFTFGNAPIGTSAYYASVSAGGFNAAIKNNITVSAGAVTDVGSVFLVSTSAAQGIITGTVVDANDGHRIAGATVVIRRWDNTIVETLTSSSSTTDPEPNTYPAGDPPGYVHRGKFESSTLDPGTYSITITMNRYFDLTADNATVAGNFNLGSQAMCEVLDEPQVRVILLWGGRTSSPTDPSDLDLHLVGPTNKTVSVDGAPNNRFHIYWSNSKSFNENTGAYIAGAMGDLTGTQSTSSLVQDDTTYFGPEAINLFRYGGNQYVYGVYTYTVHRWSANGGSWGYSPITMRVYDSQGMAREINFPSGAPSDRYWKAIKINIQGIGRANRTITVYNQFGTLTYDSKSSMNW; encoded by the coding sequence ATGGATTACGCACGACATCGACCTTTCGGCGCCCGAATTGCGCGCAGTCGTGAATCTGCGCATACGCGCCGTTTCCGCGGGCGACGTGGGGAACAACATTCTGATCGACGATCTCAAGGTCCGCCGCTACTAGAGAGAAGGTACGCAATGCACGCGATGAAAAATACCGCCGTCTTCCTCCTCGCCGCCTCCCTCCTGGGGGGCTGCAGCGGCGACGCCTTCAACCAGTACCAGAAGGAACGCTACGTGGAGGACACCACGGGGCCCACGCCCGACACCGAGTCCCCGGCGATCGCCGCGGTGACGGCGCTTTCGCGCACCCGCATCGACGTGGAGTTTTCCGAGGCGCTGGACAGGACGAGCGCGGAGCAGATAACCAATTATTACGTGCAGGGACCAAACCGCATCGAGATCACCGGGGCGGCCCTGGCGGCCGACGGCAAGACGGTGATGCTCGACGTCGCCGGGGACACGGAACACCGCATGCTGAACGGCAAGCAGTACACGATGCTGGTCCAAAACGTCGCCGACACGGAACGCAACGCGATTGCAAACCTGCTCTCGCAGTTCACGGGAAAGGGTTCCATCGTCGCCGAGCTGACCGGGACCCCGCCCGCGCACACGAATTCCGCCGCGACGGACATCCATGTCGAGGGCGCCGGGATCATCGCCTACCAGTTCAGCCTGGACGGCGGCGCGTGGTCCGGCGAAACCGCGGCGGGCATTCCGATATCGCTTAACGGCCTTTCGGACGGGTACCACACGATCAGGATAATCGGCAAGGACGACGCGGCGGGCGGCGAATGGCAGGAGATCGCGCAGCCGACCGTGTTTGGCTGGACCGTGGACACGGCCGCGCCAGTCGCGGATCTTTTCAACCTGCCGGAGAATTTCACCGACAGCCCCTCCGCCGAAATCATCGTGGGCGGCGCCCAGGTCATCGGGTACCGATACAGGCTGGACTCGGATCCCCTGTGGAGCGACGAGACCGCTTCCACCGTGCACATCGCGCTCGACGGGCTGGCGGACGCCGCGCACACGCTGTACGTGATCGCGCGGGACGAGGCCGGCAACTGGCAGGACGAGGCGGCGGCGACGACCTTCTCGTGGACCGTGGACAGCGCCGGGATCGCCGCGCAGCTGTCCGGGCTCCCATCCGGCTACACGAGCGAAAATGCGGCCCTGGTTACCGTAAGCGGAACGGGGATCAACGCGTACAAGTACAGGCTGGACGCGGGCGGTTGGTCCGCACAGGCCAGCATCACCGAGCTCATCTCGCTCGCCGCGCTCGCCGACGGCGAACACACCCTGTACGTCTGCGGGCGCAGGGCGATACCGCCCTTCACCTGGCAGGACGACGCGGACGCGACGGCGTACACGTGGACGGTGGATACGACCGCCCCCGCGGCGGTGACGCTCCTGTCGCTCCCCGAGAATCCCACGAGCGACCAGGGCGTGCACATCGCCGTCTCGGGCGCGGGCGGCGTCGTGCAGTACCGCTACAAGCTCGACAGCGGCCTGTGGTCGGGACGGATCGCGATCGCCAATCCTATTTCGCTTAACGGTATAGAGGGGGGCGCTCACACGCTCCGCGTGGTCGGCGTGGACGCCGCCGGCAACGAACAGGACGCGCAAAGCGCCACGGCGTTCGCCTGGACGATAGACCTCGACGCGCCCGCGGCCCTGCTCTCCGGGACGCCCGCGAATCCGACCTCCGACGATGCGATCGACGTCCTCGCGAATGGCAGCGATGTCGTGTCGTATAAGTTCAAGATAGACGAGGGCGGGGTATGGAGCGAGGAATTTTCCGCGGCGGCCCACATTGCGGTGCCCGGTATAACGGAGGGGGCGCACACCCTTTTCGTGATCGCGAAGGACACCGCGGGCAACTGGCAGGCGATCGCGGACGCGACTGCATACTCCTGGTCCGTGGACATCACACCCCCCGAGGCGGAGCTCTCGAACCTGCCCAATGACCCCACGAACAGCACCTCTACCGGCATTATCGTGGGCGGAACCGGCGTGACGGCCTACAAGTACCGGATCGACCTGGAAGCCTGGAGCGCGGAGCGCACGACGGCTCAGCCCATCGCACGCACCGGCCTCGCGGAAACGAATCACACCATTGAGGTTATCGCCAGGGACGGTGCGGGCAACTGGCAGCCTGTTGGCGCGCCGACCGCGCACCTGTGGACCATAAACTTCTCCGCGCCTACGGCGCTGCTCTCGAACACGCCCTCGACCTGGACGCAGTCGACGTCGATAGACATCGACGTGGGAGGTTCCGGGATCACCAAGTACAAGTACAAGCTTGACGGTGGCGAATGGACGCTCGCGTGGACCGATATCGCGACCTCCATATATTATACCGGGCTCGCGGAGAGCGCGCACACGCTCTACGTGCGCGGGCGCAAGGACTCGGGCTCCGAGCAGGCCGAGCTAAACGCCACGACCTGGACGTGGACGATCGACCGTACGGCGCCTGCGGGGGTCCTTTCCGGGCAGCCGTCGGATCCCACACGCGAGACCGCGATCTCCATTACCGTGGGCGGACCGGGGGTGGTTGCCTACAAGTACAAGCTCGACAATGAATCCTGGAGCAGCCAGATATCCACGGCCACGCTGATCTCTATCCCCGGTATATCGGAGGCGACGCACCGGATTTACGTGATTGGAAGGGACCTCGCGGGCAACTGGCAGAGCGAGGCAGGTGCGACGAATTACGAGTGGACCGTCGACCTTTCTGCTCCATCGGCCCCCGTTACATGGGACGCGGGCGACTACGACGGCGACCTGAGGCTGGAGTTCAGCTGGACGAACCCCGCCGGCACGGTCGAAGCGAAGGTCCAGGTCTCGACAAACCCGTCGTTCACCGCGCCGGTGTACGGCGGCGATGACGGGATATCCGTGGGGAACGCGCATAACTTCAATTACATCGTCAACCCCGCTAACGGGGCGCAGTATTTCGCGCGCGCGAAGGTCCGCGACGCGGCGGGAAACTGGTCCGGCTTTGGCGACGCCTCCAACGGGATTTATGTCACCGGGGGCGTGACGGGAAAGGTTAAGAATTCGAGCGGGGGCACGGGGATTGCGGGCGCGCTCGTGACGCTCAAGCGCGTTTCCGACGACTCCATCGTATCGAGCGCTTTGACGGATGCAAACGGCATTTTTACCTTCGGCAACGCACCCATCGGCACCAGCGCCTATTACGCGAGCGTGTCGGCGGGCGGTTTCAACGCGGCAATCAAGAACAATATCACGGTAAGCGCGGGCGCGGTCACCGACGTGGGCTCCGTCTTCCTGGTCTCGACCTCGGCGGCGCAGGGGATAATCACGGGCACCGTGGTTGACGCGAACGACGGGCACCGCATCGCGGGCGCGACGGTGGTGATTCGCCGCTGGGATAACACGATCGTGGAGACCCTCACGAGTTCGAGCTCAACCACGGACCCCGAACCGAACACCTACCCCGCGGGCGATCCCCCGGGATATGTCCACAGGGGAAAGTTCGAATCGTCCACGCTCGATCCCGGAACGTATTCGATCACGATCACCATGAACCGCTATTTCGATCTCACCGCGGACAACGCGACGGTGGCCGGCAACTTCAACCTGGGAAGCCAGGCGATGTGCGAGGTCCTGGACGAGCCGCAGGTGCGCGTAATCCTCCTCTGGGGAGGCAGAACGAGTTCGCCCACGGACCCGAGCGACCTTGACCTGCACCTGGTGGGCCCCACGAACAAGACCGTATCCGTGGACGGCGCGCCGAACAACAGGTTCCACATATACTGGAGCAACAGTAAATCCTTCAACGAGAACACCGGCGCATACATCGCCGGAGCCATGGGCGACCTGACCGGCACACAGTCGACGTCCAGCCTGGTGCAGGACGACACCACCTATTTCGGCCCGGAAGCGATCAATCTCTTCCGGTACGGCGGCAACCAGTACGTATATGGCGTGTACACCTACACCGTACACCGCTGGTCCGCCAACGGCGGAAGTTGGGGTTATTCGCCCATTACCATGCGCGTGTACGACTCGCAGGGAATGGCGCGCGAGATCAACTTCCCGTCGGGGGCCCCGTCGGACCGCTACTGGAAGGCGATCAAGATCAACATCCAGGGCATAGGGCGGGCGAACAGGACGATTACCGTGTATAACCAGTTCGGAACTCTCACCTACGACTCGAAATCTTCGATGAACTGGTAG
- a CDS encoding TetR/AcrR family transcriptional regulator — translation MPRINEDKKERKNREKKRLIIDALKRCLDREAYSYISLQTVADEAGVSKGGLRYYFHTKEAMFMELIGSFFTDIEKDHLGVIGNIDLARDRAFLSTLYGIERFVLNTRNIKIFLNLVLYGLEDNKIMGPIREFFRNHLNLYEDIVRRAQFGQAGQGDNGFDYQFKARIAQIIFLSAGLLEEVDPIGMDPSRLTRYVISLFGDSRPEN, via the coding sequence ATGCCCAGGATAAACGAGGACAAAAAAGAGAGAAAAAACCGGGAGAAAAAAAGGCTCATCATCGACGCGCTCAAACGCTGTCTTGACCGGGAGGCGTACTCGTATATATCTCTTCAAACGGTCGCCGACGAGGCCGGCGTATCGAAGGGGGGCCTGCGCTACTATTTCCACACCAAGGAGGCGATGTTCATGGAGCTCATCGGGAGTTTCTTCACGGACATCGAGAAAGACCACCTGGGCGTCATCGGCAATATCGATCTCGCCCGCGACAGGGCGTTCCTCTCGACCCTGTACGGGATCGAGAGATTCGTGCTCAACACGCGAAATATCAAGATATTCCTGAACCTGGTCCTCTACGGGCTCGAAGACAACAAGATCATGGGTCCCATCCGCGAATTTTTCCGTAACCACCTGAATCTCTACGAGGACATCGTGCGCAGGGCGCAGTTCGGCCAGGCGGGGCAGGGGGACAATGGGTTCGATTACCAGTTCAAGGCGCGCATCGCACAGATCATCTTCCTGAGCGCGGGCTTGCTGGAGGAGGTCGATCCCATAGGGATGGACCCGTCCAGGCTTACCCGGTACGTGATTTCGCTGTTTGGGGATTCACGCCCGGAGAATTGA
- a CDS encoding Do family serine endopeptidase: MSKKYLVAAVCFAAALGFIPASAADKNDQALKKFNDQIIEITKKAVPMVVNISALKEAPHNDVYEYDNQGRQEKKFPFKPPVEPRASGSGVIVDKRGYIITNYHVIKDTRAIKITLSDRREFPCSVMGTDPATDIAIIKIDGAVPADLPVIQLGDSDKLEVGEVVIAIGNPFGFTHTVTMGIVSATGRQSVGLADYENFIQTDAAINPGNSGGALINIDGNLVGINTAIFSKTGGYMGIGFAIPTSMIKEILSELITKGKVVRGWLGVFIQDVTKDMADSFKYKGEGGALVSDIMKGAPAEGSGIRKGDIITSVDGIKIRDINHLRRLIAGKKPGATVKLSVYRDAKDQAVNLTVGTLPDKTPVAESESQENGDEIGITVREIDEDLAYKFRSTEKRGVMITQVKRGSPADRAGLIAGDIIKEIERAPIDTAKSYADAVETLKEKKKLLFLISRGGTHKFIVIEKEEK; the protein is encoded by the coding sequence ATGTCAAAAAAATACCTCGTCGCCGCGGTCTGCTTCGCGGCCGCTCTTGGGTTCATCCCGGCCTCGGCCGCGGATAAAAACGACCAGGCGCTTAAGAAATTCAACGACCAGATCATCGAGATTACCAAAAAGGCCGTTCCCATGGTGGTGAACATTTCGGCCCTGAAGGAAGCGCCCCACAACGACGTCTACGAATACGACAACCAGGGGCGCCAGGAAAAAAAATTCCCCTTCAAGCCGCCCGTGGAACCCAGGGCCTCCGGCAGCGGCGTCATCGTCGACAAGCGCGGGTACATCATCACGAACTATCACGTGATCAAGGATACGAGGGCGATCAAGATCACGCTCTCCGACCGGCGTGAATTTCCCTGCTCCGTGATGGGGACGGACCCCGCGACCGACATCGCGATCATCAAGATCGACGGCGCGGTCCCGGCCGACCTTCCCGTAATTCAATTGGGCGACTCCGACAAGCTCGAGGTGGGAGAGGTGGTCATCGCGATCGGGAACCCGTTCGGGTTCACGCACACGGTCACGATGGGAATCGTGAGCGCGACGGGCCGCCAGAGCGTGGGCCTGGCCGACTACGAAAACTTCATCCAGACCGACGCCGCGATCAACCCCGGCAACTCCGGCGGGGCGCTCATCAACATCGACGGAAACCTCGTGGGCATAAACACCGCCATATTCTCCAAGACCGGCGGCTACATGGGAATCGGCTTCGCGATCCCCACCAGCATGATAAAGGAAATCCTGAGCGAACTAATCACGAAGGGCAAGGTGGTGCGCGGCTGGCTTGGGGTGTTCATCCAGGACGTGACGAAGGACATGGCCGATTCGTTCAAGTACAAGGGCGAGGGCGGCGCGCTCGTCTCCGACATCATGAAGGGCGCCCCCGCCGAGGGCAGCGGCATCCGCAAGGGCGACATCATCACCTCGGTCGACGGGATAAAAATCCGCGACATCAATCACCTGCGCAGGCTCATCGCCGGGAAAAAACCGGGGGCGACCGTGAAGCTTTCCGTCTACCGCGACGCGAAGGACCAGGCTGTCAATCTCACCGTGGGCACCCTGCCCGACAAGACCCCCGTCGCCGAGAGCGAAAGCCAGGAAAACGGCGACGAGATCGGCATCACGGTGAGGGAGATCGACGAGGATCTCGCCTACAAGTTCCGCTCGACCGAGAAGCGGGGCGTCATGATCACGCAGGTTAAGCGCGGCTCACCGGCCGACCGCGCGGGACTCATCGCGGGCGACATTATCAAGGAGATCGAGCGCGCGCCCATAGATACCGCAAAATCATACGCGGACGCGGTGGAGACGCTCAAGGAGAAGAAGAAGCTTCTCTTCCTGATCTCGCGCGGGGGAACCCACAAGTTCATCGTGATCGAGAAAGAGGAGAAGTAG
- a CDS encoding anti-sigma factor antagonist, producing the protein MNFKILENAEVIRLSVDRENGAQSFVEFHEKIVEMVKTSAQDIEVDLGSIDFIDSTGISQLIMLYKLQKQKAKSMRILNATPMVTSLLNLSSLAEVIS; encoded by the coding sequence ATGAATTTTAAAATATTGGAAAATGCGGAAGTGATCAGGCTTTCGGTCGACAGGGAAAACGGCGCTCAATCCTTCGTCGAGTTCCATGAAAAGATCGTGGAGATGGTCAAGACGTCCGCCCAGGACATCGAGGTCGACCTTGGAAGCATCGACTTCATCGATTCCACCGGCATCAGCCAGCTCATCATGCTCTACAAGCTCCAGAAACAGAAAGCGAAGTCCATGAGGATTCTCAACGCGACCCCCATGGTCACCAGCCTGCTCAACCTGAGCTCCCTTGCGGAAGTAATAAGCTGA